The Triplophysa rosa linkage group LG15, Trosa_1v2, whole genome shotgun sequence genome has a segment encoding these proteins:
- the LOC130565507 gene encoding rho-related GTP-binding protein RhoB: protein MASIRKKLVVVGDGACGKTCLLIVFSKDEFPEVYVPTVFENYVADIEVDTKRVQLALWDTAGQEDYDRLRPLSYPDTDVILMCFSVDSPDSLQNIPEKWVPEVKHFCPNVPVILVANKKDLRNDEIVRSELWRKKQEPVKTEDVRAMAARIGAHAYVECSAKTKEGIREVFETATRASLQKRSRPVTGCLNCCRLM from the coding sequence ATGGCAAGTATTCGTAAAAAGCTGGTGGTGGTTGGAGACGGAGCGTGTGGAAAGACGTGTCTCCTGATCGTTTTCAGTAAAGACGAATTTCCAGAGGTTTACGTGCCCACTGTTTTCGAAAACTACGTGGCGGACATTGAAGTGGACACAAAACGAGTTCAGCTGGCTTTATGGGACACGGCGGGGCAGGAGGACTACGACCGCCTACGGCCCTTGTCTTACCCGGACACTGACGTTATTCTTATGTGCTTTTCAGTGGACAGCCCGGACTCCCTGCAAAACATCCCCGAAAAGTGGGTACCGGAAGTGAAGCACTTCTGTCCTAATGTGCCCGTCATTTTGGTGGCGAATAAGAAAGATTTGCGAAACGACGAGATCGTGAGAAGTGAGCTGTGGAGAAAGAAACAGGAGCCCGTGAAGACGGAGGACGTGCGCGCCATGGCTGCGCGCATCGGAGCGCACGCGTACGTGGAGTGCTCCGCCAAAACCAAAGAAGGGATTCGGGAAGTATTTGAGACCGCTACGCGAGCTTCCTTGCAGAAGAGATCCAGACCGGTCACTGGTTGTTTAAACTGTTGTCGATTGATGTGA